A portion of the Glycine max cultivar Williams 82 chromosome 10, Glycine_max_v4.0, whole genome shotgun sequence genome contains these proteins:
- the LOC100787707 gene encoding GRF1-interacting factor 1, which yields MQQHLMQMQPMMAAYYPNNVTTDHIQQYLDENKSLILKIVESQNSGKLSECAENQSRLQRNLMYLAAIADSQPQPSPLAGQYPSSGLVQQGAHYMQAQQAQQMSQQQLMASRSSLLYSQQPFSVLQQQQGMHSQLGMSSSGSQGLHMLQSEATNVGGNATIGTGGGFPDFVRIGSGKQDIGISGEGRGGNSSGHSGDGGETLNYLKAAGDGN from the exons ATGCAGCAGCACCTGATGCAGATGCAGCCCATGATGGCTGCCTACTACCCCAACAACGTCACCACTGATCACATTCAACAG TACCTGGATGAGAACAAGTCCTTGATTCTGAAGATTGTTGAAAGCCAGAATTCTGGCAAGCTGAGCGAGTGTGCCGA GAACCAATCAAGGCTGCAGAGAAATCTCATGTACCTAGCTGCAATAGCTGATTCTCAACCACAACCATCTCCATTGGCTGGTCAG TATCCTTCTAGTGGACTTGTGCAGCAGGGAGCACACTACATGCAGGCTCAACAGGCTCAGCAGATGTCACAACAACAGCTAATGGCTTCGCGCTCCTCGCTCCTGTACTCCCAACAGCCTTTCTCAGTGCTTCAACAGCAGCAAGGCATGCACAGCCAACTTGGCATGAGCTCCAGTGGAAGTCAAGGCCTCCACATGCTGCAAAGTGAAGCCACTAATGTTGGAGGCAATGCAACCATAGGAACCGGAGGAGGGTTTCCGGACTTTGTACGCATTGGTAGTGGCAAGCAAGATATTGGAATCTCTGGTGAAGGCAGAGGAGGAAACTCTAGTGGCCACTCTGGTGATGGTGGTGAGACACTTAATTACCTGAAAGCTGCTGGTGATGGAAACTGA
- the LOC100792816 gene encoding myosin-11, producing MGTPVNIVVGSHVWIEDPEVSWIDGQVLKINGKDAEIDATNGKKVVANLSKIYPKDMEAPPGGVDDMTKLSYLHEPGVLQNLKARYELNEIYTYTGNILIAINPFQRLPHIYGAHMMQQYKGAPFGELSPHVFAVADVAYRAMINEKKSNSILVSGESGAGKTETTKMLMQYLAFLGGRAGTEGRTVEQQVLESNPVLEAFGNAKTVRNNNSSRFGKFVEIQFDKSGRISGAAIRTYLLERSRVCQINDPERNYHCFYLLCAAPQEEIEKYKLGNPRSFHYLNQSKCYELADVSDAREYLATRRAMDIVGISQKDQEAIFRVVASILHIGNIEFTKGKDIDSSVPKDDKSKFHLKTTAELLMCDADALEDALCKRVMITPEEVIKRSLDPQSAAISRDGLAKTLYSRLFDWLVDKINSSIGQDPNSKSLIGVLDIYGFESFKSNSFEQFCINFTNEKLQQHFNQHVFKMEQEEYTKEQINWSYIEFVDNQDVLDLIEKKPGGIIALLDEACMFPKSTHETFANKLYQTFKNHKRFIKPKLSRTDFTIAHYAGEVLYQSDQFLDKNKDYVVPEHQDLLSASKCYFVSGLFPPLPEETSKSSKFSSIGSRFKLQLQSLMETLNSTEPHYIRCVKPNNQLKPAIFENVNIMQQLRCGGVLEAIRISCAGYPTRRAFFEFINRFGILATEAMEANCDEKAGCQKILEKMGLHGYQIGKTKVFLRAGQMAELDARRAQVLGNAAKVIQRCVRTHQARKHYLALRKKSIYVQSRWRGRLACKLYEHLRREAAARKIQKNVRRYESRKAYKELHVSALTLQTAIRAVAARKKFRFKKQTKASIIIQARWQCHKAALYHKRLKKGAIVTQCRWRGRIARKELRKLKMAARETGALQEAKDKLEKRVEELTWRLQLEKGLRTNLEESKAQEIAKVQNLLQEMQNKFEETNALLIKERENAKKVVEEAPPVIKETQVIVEDTQKIEKLNAEVESLKTSLKSEKQKADDFERKYNETQVCSEERRKKLEDTEKKTRQLQESLTRLEEKITNLESENQVLRQQAVSMAPNKFLSGRSRSIIQRTESGHIVQEAKTTLPNQEMHSKSMHRREPSDGLDDKPQKSLNEKQQENQELLIRCIAQHLGFAGNRPIAAFIIYKCLLHWRSFEVERTSVFDRIIQTIGHAIETQDNNDVLAYWLSNASTLLLLLQRTLKASGAAGMAPQRHRSSATLFGRMTQSFRGAPAGVNVSLINGNTSRGVDTLRQVEAKYPALLFKQQLTAYVEKIYGMIRDNLKKEISPLLGLCIQAPRTSRASLVKGSSRSVANPEAQRALIAHWQGIVKSLGNFLNALKENHVPPFLVRKVFTQIFSFINVQLFNSLLLRRECCSFSNGEYVKAGLAELEHWCYKATDEYAGSAWDELKHIRQAIGFLVIHQKPKKTLDEISHDLCPVLSIQQLYRISTMYWDDKYGTHSVSSDVISNMRVLMTEDSNNAVSNSFLLDDDSSIPFSVDDISKSMEQIDIADIEPPPLIRENSGFSFLLPRPD from the exons ATG GGTACTCCAGTGAATATTGTTGTGGGTTCTCATGTCTGGATTGAAGACCCAGAGGTATCTTGGATTGATGGACaggtattaaaaataaatggaaaggATGCTGAAATTGATGCTACCAATGGAAAAAAG GTTGTtgcaaatttatcaaaaatatatCCTAAGGATATGGAAGCTCCTCCTGGTGGAGTGGATGATATGACAAAACTTTCCTATTTGCACGAGCCTGGAGTCCTGCAGAACTTAAAAGCTAGATATGAATTGAATGAAATATAT ACTTATACTGGAAATATTCTGATTGCAATAAATCCATTCCAAAGACTACCTCATATTTATGGTGCGCACATGATGCAACAATACAAGGGAGCACCATTTGGAGAATTAAGTCCTCATGTGTTTGCAGTTGCTGATGTTGCATATAG GGCGATGATTAACGAAAAGAAAAGCAATTCAATTCTAGTCAGTGGGGAAAGTGGAGCTGGGAAAACAGAAACTACAAAAATGCTTATGCAATACCTTGCCTTCTTAGGTGGTAGGGCTGGTACTGAAGGGCGAACAGTTGAGCAACAAGTTCTTGAA TCAAATCCAGTACTGGAAGCATTTGGGAATGCTAAAACTGTCAGGAATAACAATTCTAG CCGTTTTGGTAAATTTGTTGAGATCCAATTCGATAAAAGTGGAAGAATATCAGGAGCAGCCATCCGAACATATCTTCTAGAGAGATCTCGGGTTTGCCAAATTAATGATCCTGAAAGGAACTACCATTGCTTTTATCTTCTTTGTGCTGCACCACAGGAG GAAATTGAGAAATACAAATTAGGAAATCCTAGATCATTTCACTACCTTAACCAGTCAAAATGCTATGAACTGGCTGATGTAAGTGATGCTCGTGAATATCTTGCCACCCGGAGAGCTATGGATATTGTTGGGATAAGCCAAAAAGATCAG GAAGCCATTTTCAGAGTTGTTGCTTCAATTCTTCATATTGGTAATATTGAATTTACCAAGGGAAAAGACATTGATTCATCAGTTCCAAAAGATGACAAATCCAAATTCCACCTGAAAACAACTGCTGAGCTTCTCAT GTGTGATGCTGATGCCTTGGAAGACGCATTATGTAAGCGTGTCATGATCACCCCTGAAGAAGTTATAAAACGGAGCCTTGACCCCCAAAGTGCAGCAATCAGTAGAGATGGATTAGCAAAAACACTCTATTCTCGGCTATTTGACTG GTTGGTGGACAAGATTAATAGTTCCATTGGACAAGACCCCAATTCTAAATCTTTGATTGGGGTCCTTGATATCTATGGTTTCGAAAGCTTTAAATCTAACAG TTTTGAGCAATTTTGCATTAATTTCACAAATGAGAAGTTGCAGCAACATTTCAATCAG CACGTGTTTAAAATGGAACAAGAAGAATATACAAAGGAGCAGATCAACTGGAGCTACATTGAATTTGTTGACAACCAAGATGTTTTGGACCTTATTGAGAAG AAACCTGGAGGAATCATTGCTCTCCTCGATGAAGCTTg CATGTTTCCGAAGTCAACTCATGAAACATTTGCAAATAAGCTTTATCAAACATTTAAGAATCACAAGCGCTTTATTAAGCCAAAACTGTCTCGAACAGATTTCACAATTGCTCATTATGCTGGGGAG GTATTATACCAGTCTGACCAATTCTTAGACAAAAACAAGGATTATGTGGTTCCTGAACATCAAGATTTATTGAGTGCTTCCAAATGTTATTTTGTATCTGGCCTTTTTCCTCCACTTCCAGAAGAGACATCAAAATCTTCCAAATTTTCTTCAATTGGTTCTCGTTTTAAG CTACAACTACAAAGCCTGATGGAGACATTAAATTCTACAGAACCCCATTACATTAGATGTGTGAAACCAAACAACCAACTTAAGCCTGCAATTTTTGAGAATGTCAATATTATGCAACAACTTCGCTGTGGT GGTGTTTTGGAGGCAATCAGAATCAGTTGTGCTGGCTACCCTACTCGCCGTGCTTTCTTTGAATTTATAAACAGATTTGGCATCCTTGCTACAGAGGCCATGGAAGCAAA CTGTGATGAAAAGGCTGGTTGCCAAAAGATTCTGGAAAAGATGGGGCTTCATGGATATCAG ATTGGAAAAACAAAGGTATTCTTGAGAGCAGGTCAGATGGCTGAACTAGATGCACGGAGAGCTCAAGTACTTGGTAATGCAGCAAAAGTTATCCAACGGTGCGTACGAACTCATCAAGCTCGTAAACATTATCTTGCATTGCGAAAGAAGAGCATATATGTGCAGTCTCGGTGGAGAG GAAGACTTGCATGTAAACTCTATGAGCACTTGAGAAGGGAGGCTGCTGCTAGGAAAATTCAAAAGAATGTACGCAGATATGAATCTAGGAAAGCCTATAAAGAACTTCATGTGTCAGCACTTACACTGCAAACAGCTATAAGGGCCGTTGCTGCCCGCAAGAAATTCAGATTTAAGAAGCAAACTAAAGCTTCCATTATTATTCAG GCTCGGTGGCAGTGCCACAAAGCTGCCTTATATCATAAGAGGCTTAAGAAAGGTGCAATAGTTACACAATGCAGATGGAGGGGGCGCATAGCCAGGAAAGAACTTAGGAAACTGAAAATG GCTGCAAGAGAAACTGGTGcccttcaagaagcaaaggataAACTAGAAAAACGAGTGGAGGAACTCACTTGGCGTCTCCAACTAGAAAAAGGTTTAAGG ACCAATCTGGAAGAATCCAAAGCACAGGAGATAGCAAAAGTGCAGAATTTATTGCAGGAGATGCAGAACAAATTTGAAGAAACTAATGCTCTGCTCATCAAAGAGCGAGAGAATGCGAAGAAAGTTGTTGAAGAAGCACCTCCTGTCATTAAAGAAACACAGGTTATTGTTGAAGATACACAGAAGATCGAGAAACTGAACGCTGAAGTTGAGAGCCTAAAG ACTTCACTCAAGTCAGAGAAACAGAAAGCTGATGACTTTGAAAGAAAATACAACGAAACCCAAGTTTGTAGCGAAGAAAGACGTAAAAAACTAGAGGACACGGAGAAGAAGACACGTCAGCTTCAAGAATCATTGACTAG GCTAGAGGAGAAGATCACTAATTTAGAATCGGAGAATCAGGTTCTACGTCAACAAGCTGTGTCCATGGCACCTAATAAGTTCCTTTCAGGACGTTCAAGATCAATTATCCAG AGAACTGAAAGTGGTCATATTGTACAGGAAGCAAAGACAACTCTG CCTAATCAGGAAATGCACAGCAAATCAATGCACCGGAGGGAACCCTCTGACGGCTTGGACGATAAACCACAAAAGTCACTAAATGAAAAACAACAGGAGAATCAAGAGTTACTCATTAGATGTATTGCGCAACATCTAGGCTTTGCTGGGAACAGACCAATTGCTGCCTTTATCATATACAAATGCCTCTTGCACTGGAGATCATTTGAAGTTGAGCGTACTAGTGTTTTTGACCGTATCATCCAAACTATTGGCCATGCAATTGAG ACCCAGGATAACAATGATGTCTTGGCTTATTGGTTATCCAATGCCTCTACACTTCTCTTGTTACTCCAGCGCACACTCAAGGCTAGTGGTGCTGCTGGAATGGCTCCACAACGCCATCGTTCTTCAGCAACCCTGTTTGGGAGGATGACTCAA AGTTTCCGTGGAGCACCAGCTGGAGTCAATGTTTCCCTAATCAATGGTAACACAAGCAGAGGAGTAGATACATTAAGACAAGTTGAGGCCAAGTACCCAGCTCTGCTGTTCAAACAACAGCTTACAGCATATGTGGAAAAGATATATGGAATGATTCGTGATAATTTGAAGAAAGAAATTTCTCCCTTGCTTGGATTATGCATCCAG GCACCGAGAACATCCAGAGCAAGCCTTGTTAAGGGATCATCACGTTCAGTTGCAAACCCCGAAGCCCAACGCGCTTTGATTGCTCACTGGCAGGGAATAGTGAAGAGCTTAGGAAACTTTCTAAATGCGTTGAAAGAAAATCAT GTTCCTCCATTTTTAGTTCGTAAGGTGTTCAcacaaattttttctttcatcaatGTACAATTATTCAATAG tcTTCTTTTAAGACGGGAGTGCTGCTCATTTAGTAATGGAGAATATGTCAAAGCTGGTTTGGCTGAATTGGAGCATTGGTGTTATAAGGCAACTGATGAG taTGCAGGTTCAGCCTGGGATGAGCTCAAACATATTAGACAAGCTATTGGATTTCTG GTCATACATCAGAAACCAAAGAAAACATTGGATGAAATAAGCCATGACCTGTGCCCA GTCCTTAGTATACAGCAGCTATATCGGATAAGCACCATGTATTGGGATGACAAATACGGAACGCATAGTGTGTCCTCCGAT GTAATATCCAATATGAGAGTGTTGATGACTGAAGATTCAAATAATGCAGTTAGTAATTCTTTCCTGTTGGATGATGATTCAAG CATTCCGTTTTCTGTTGATGACATATCGAAATCAATGGAGCAGATAGATATCGCAGATATAGAGCCCCCGCCTCTAATTCGTGAAAACTCTGGCTTTAGCTTTTTGTTGCCACGCCCAGATTGA